In a single window of the Papaver somniferum cultivar HN1 chromosome 8, ASM357369v1, whole genome shotgun sequence genome:
- the LOC113306344 gene encoding iron-sulfur cluster assembly protein 1-like has translation MALVFMSTGCTSSRGNLPIRVFEHCFSALSSTLLLGFTTKPPLQTKSVFGVRAKDPPNRKTRYVVVRSYHERVVDHYNNPRNVGSFDKSDPNVGTALVGAPACGDVVKLQIRVDEKTGEIIDACFKTFGCGSAIAASSVVTEWIKGKKLVEVLTIKNSEIAKHLSLPPVKLHCSMLAEDAIKAAVKDYEAKRVEAGTSVNA, from the exons ATGGCTTTAGTATTTATGTCTACTGGTTGCACTTCTTCGAGAGGGAATCTTCCGATCAGAGTGTTTGAACATTGTTTTTCAGCTCTATCAAGCACACTGCTTCTTGGTTTCACTACCAAACCTCCCTTGCAAACAAAATCG GTTTTTGGGGTTAGGGCAAAGGATCCCCCAAACAGGAAGACAAGGTATGTTGTTGTAAGATCATACCATGAAAGAGTTGTGGATCATTATAATAACCCAAGGAATGTTGGATCCTTTGATAAAAGTGATCCTAATGTTGGTACTGCATTAGTCGGTGCTCCTGCATGTGGTGATGTTGTCAAGTTACAAATCAGAGTCGATGAAAAAACTGGTGAAATTATTGATGCTTGTTTCAAGACTTTTGGTTGTGGTTCTGCTATTGCTGCTTCTTCTGTAG TTACTGAATGGATCAAGGGAAAGAAGCTTGTGGAAGTCTTAACCATCAAAAACAG TGAAATAGCGAAGCATCTTTCGCTCCCTCCGGTGAAGCTACACTGCAGCATGCTTGCAGAGGATGCAATCAAGGCAGCCGTGAAGGATTATGAAGCAAAGCGAGTCGAGGCTGGAACTAGTGTCAATGCTTAA
- the LOC113306343 gene encoding cullin-1-like, whose translation MGTNIELEEGWVIIQKQITKLINIIEGVPESSMDASIHATVYSMCTQRDPRDYSAEVYHRYKGVYDDYLSSKVLPAIQEKNDDVSMLQELVKRWANHKVMVSKLCRFFNYLDRFYIPRRKLPSLKDIGFGCFHEIVHEDMKVKVRDAVIVLINEERQGKEIDRALVKDVLEIFVEIGNVNDKENLDYYVNDFETAFLTDMVDYYTRNGSSAITAVECFRREKDTISHYLHTSTEEKLLKQAQDQVLAESSQQAESSQGQGLAESSQKVLEKEEVGNSLPPFIYEQGEPLRPYHIGVPEDNIGVVKGAGCGGLDITLYYLAEVFAAFALLE comes from the exons ATGGGAACTAACATTGAGTTGGAAGAAGGATGGGTAATCATTCAGAAACAGATCACAAAGCTGATTAACATTATCGAAGGTGTTCCTGAATCATCAATGGATGCTTCGATTCACGCAACTGTTTACTCTATGTGCACTCAGAGAGATCCGCGTGACTATTCTGCAGAAGTTTACCACAGGTACAAAGGCGTTTATGACGATTACTTGAGTTCTAAAGTTTTACCAGCTATTCAAGAGAAGAATGATGATGTATCTATGTTGCAAGAGCTTGTTAAGAGGTGGGCTAATCATAAGGTTATGGTAAGTAAACTCTGTAGATTTTTTAATTATCTCGACCGTTTTTACATTCCTCGGAGGAAACTTCCTTCGTTAAAAGATATTGGGTTTGGTTGCTTTCATGAAATTGTGCATGAGGATATGAAAGTGAAAGTTAGGGATGCTGTTATTGTGTTGATTAATGAAGAACGCCAGGGGAAGGAAATTGATAGGGCTTTGGTCAAGGATGTCTTAGAGATTTTTGTTGAAATTGGGAATGTGAATGACAAAGAAAATTTGGATTATTATGTTAATGATTTTGAAACTGCGTTTTTAACTGACATGGTCGATTATTATACTCGGAATGGTTCTAGTGCGATTACTGCTGTAGAATGTTTTCGAAGGGAGAAGGATACCATTTCTCACTATTTGCATACCAGTACTGAGGAGAAGTTGTTGAAACAAGCTCAAGATCAGGTGTTGGCTGAAAGTTCTCAACAAGCTGAAAGTTCCCAAGGTCAGGGGTTGGCTGAAAGTTCCCAAAAAGTTCTTGAAAAGGAG gaagtgggaaactcccttccaCCTTTCATCTATGAACAGGGAGAACCATTGAGGCCTTATCACATAGGTGTTCCCGA AGATAATATTGGTGTTGTGAAGGGTGCTGGTTGTGGTGGTTTGGATATTACTTTGTACTATCTAGCTGAAGTTTTTGCTGCTTTTGCGTTGCTTGAATGA
- the LOC113304617 gene encoding histone H4 yields the protein MSGRGKGGKGLGKGGAKRHRKVLRDNIQGITKPAIRRLARRGGVKRISGLIYEETRGVLKIFLENVIRDAVTYTEHARRKTVTAMDVVYALKRQGRTLYGFGG from the coding sequence atgtCAGGAAGAGGAAAAGGAGGAAAGGGTTTGGGAAAGGGAGGAGCAAAGAGGCACAGGAAGGTGTTGAGAGATAACATCCAGGGAATCACTAAACCAGCTATCAGAAGATTAGCAAGAAGAGGTGGTGTTAAGCGTATCAGTGGTTTGATTTATGAAGAAACTCGTGGTGTTCTTAAGATCTTCTTGGAGAATGTGATTCGTGATGCTGTTACTTACACTGAACATGCCCGACGAAAGACTGTCACTGCTATGGATGTTGTCTATGCTCTCAAGAGACAAGGAAGAACCCTCTATGGATTTGGGGGTTAG